The genomic window CCGCGGAAGGCATCCGGGTCGTGCAGTCGCACCTGCCGGGGGCCAACTTCTGGGGCCTGCTGCTGGCCCTGCGCGGTCGCTGCGCGGTGATCGCCACGGTCCACAACAACCGCGAGTTCGACTACGGCGACGCCGACCACCCCCTGCGCTCCCGGCTGCGCCGCGCAGCCTACCGCCAGATGCTGCGGCGCTGCGCGGCGGTGGTGGCCGTCTCCGAGGCGGTGGCCGCCTCCCTGCTGGAGGACCTGGGCGCGGGGCCGCGGGAGGCGGGTCGCCTGGTCGCGGTGCCCAACGGCGTGGCCGAACCCGAACCGCTGGACGCGGCCGCCCGGGCGGCGATCCGCGCCCGCTTCGGCGCCGCCCCCGGCGACCTGCTGGTGATGGCCGCGGGCCGCCACTGCGAGCAGAAGAACTTCGCGGCGCTGATCGAGGCGGCCGAACGCCTGCGCGCGATCGGCCTGCCCTTCCGCCTGGTGATCGCGGGCGACGGCCCCCTGCGCCCCGACCACGAGGCCCTGCGCGAACGCCTCGGCCTGGGCGACGCCGTGCAGCTCCCGGGCAACATCGCGGACTTCGCCCGCGTGCTGCAGGCGGCCGACGTCTTCGCGCTGCCGTCGCTGTGGGAAGGACTGCCGCTGGTCCTGCTGGAAGCCCTGGCCGCGGGCGCGCCCGTCGTGGGCACGGACATCGCCGGCGTGCGCGACGTGATCGTCGACAGTGAGAGCGGCCTGCTCGTCGCGCCCGGCGACCCGATCGCCCTCGCCGCCGCGATCGCGCTGCTGGCCGACCCGGAGCGGCGGGAGCGCCTGCGCGCGGGCGGCCTGGCCCTGGTCC from bacterium includes these protein-coding regions:
- a CDS encoding glycosyltransferase, whose product is MGAARGDVTAAARPLAVAQLVEALEMGGAERLAVQIANARAAAGDASHLIVMSGPGPLSAAVDPRVAVHYLGFARASVRAPLRFALSLRRGERLLARRIAAEGIRVVQSHLPGANFWGLLLALRGRCAVIATVHNNREFDYGDADHPLRSRLRRAAYRQMLRRCAAVVAVSEAVAASLLEDLGAGPREAGRLVAVPNGVAEPEPLDAAARAAIRARFGAAPGDLLVMAAGRHCEQKNFAALIEAAERLRAIGLPFRLVIAGDGPLRPDHEALRERLGLGDAVQLPGNIADFARVLQAADVFALPSLWEGLPLVLLEALAAGAPVVGTDIAGVRDVIVDSESGLLVAPGDPIALAAAIALLADPERRERLRAGGLALVRERYSFARVSHTLGELYRRAADRPRPSSPERPT